Proteins encoded by one window of Puntigrus tetrazona isolate hp1 chromosome 25, ASM1883169v1, whole genome shotgun sequence:
- the cnot4a gene encoding CCR4-NOT transcription complex subunit 4, producing MSRSPELKEDPMECPLCMEPLEIDDVNFFPCTCGYQICRFCWHRIRTDENGLCPACRKPYPEDPAVYKPLSQEEIQRIKNEKKQKLNEKKQKVTENRKHLASVRVVQRNLVFVVGLSQRLADAEVLKRPEYFGKFGKIHKVVINNSTSYAGSQGPSASAYVTYIRSEDALRAIQCVNNVIVDGRTLKASLGTTKYCSYFLKSMQCPKPDCMYLHELGDEAASFTKEEMQAGKHQEYEQKLLQDLYKANPNFLQTSTCGEKSKSKTNSTQRPNSTNKEGWPSLQNYGKMVNGLTTEHRKSPPLLDCLTDSDHMTPDEPDPEQGTEQNTGLPPFPSALEPTSPIGKPSEPISIGNGENISQTSSSDSPSPPPGLTKPSLVVPISVAELTARSPFEGAAAESQSLFSDNSNFRHPNPIPSGLPSFSSSPQGASDWPMTPEPQSLFTSDTIPVSSSTDWQAAFGFGSSAKQQQQDDDLGFDPFDVTRKALADLIEKELSVQEHSPLSPNPSSHQTSLPNGQQRLPHLQHRGLYNSFSLPQHMAARHPWMGLPTRNNLTHLNHTASAAHSHFLDLSMPAQHHSTGLGGIPISENNGSVESINVKEWQDGLRALLPNININFGGLPNSTSSSSSSSTSSVNHIGVPLGSTGVSHSLSWDSTASWMDPAIITGIPASTGNSLDCLQDDNPPHWLKSLQALTEMDGPPSSSALPQPPHTGLLDAAAQLSLHRAAWAPYLPPPTLTQNQFHSPPPGFQTAFRPPAQTATDILQSAGIDRH from the exons ATGTCCCGCAGTCCCGAGCTGAAAGAAGACCCCATGGAGTGCCCACTGTGCATGGAACCGCTGGAGATTGACGACGTCAACTTCTTCCCCTGCACCTGCGGCTACCAAATATGCCGCTTTTGCTGGCACCGCATCCGCACAGACGAGAACGGGCTCTGCCCTGCTTGCAGAAAG CCTTATCCGGAGGATCCGGCTGTATACAAACCGCTGTCACAAGAGGAGATCCAGAGGATAAAGAACGAGAAGAAGCAGAAGCTGAATGAAAAGAAGCAGAAGGTGACAGAGAACCGCAAGCACCTGGCCAGTGTCCGTGTGGTGCAGCGGAACCTCGTGTTCGTCGTGGGACTTTCTCAAAGACTTGCAGATGCTGAG GTTCTAAAGCGCCCGGAATATTTCGGAAAGTTCGGCAAAATCCATAAAGTGGTCATCAATAACAGTACATCATATGCAGGTTCACAG GGTCCTAGTGCCAGTGCCTATGTAACTTACATTCGTTCAGAGGATGCCCTTAGAGCAATACAGTGTGTGAACAATGTTATAGTGGATGGTAGAACACTCAAG GCTTCTTTAGGTACAACAAAGTACTGCAGTTATTTTCTCAAAAGCATGCAGTGTCCTAAACCGGACTGCATGTATTTACACGAACTAGGGGATGAAGCGGCTAGTTTTACAAAAGAAGAAATGCAG gCTGGGAAACATCAAGAGTATGAACAAAAATTACTCCAAGACCTTTACAAGGCAAACCCCAACTTTTTACAAACCTCAACATGTGGGGAGAAGTCGAAGAGCAAAACCAACTCCACTCAGAG ACCCAATAGTACCAATAAAGAAGGTTGGCCCTCATTACAGAACTATGGGAAAATGGTTAACGGTTTAACCACAGAGCATCGCAAATCCCCTCCACTTTTAGACTGCCTAACAGACTCAGACCACATGACTCCAGACGAACCAGACCCTGAACAGggaacagaacagaacacagGCCTTCCACCCTTCCCATCAGCCTTAGAGCCTACCAG tcCAATTGGCAAACCATCAGAACCCATAAGTATAGGAAACGGGGAGAATATATCACAG ACATCCAGTAGCGATTCCCCATCTCCTCCACCTGGCCTTACTAAACCCAGCCTCGTTGTGCCCATCAGCGTGGCCGAACTCACAGCGCGCTCACCCTTCGAGGGGGCGGCAGCAGAGTCTCAATCTCTTTTCTCAGACAACAGCAATTTCAGACATCCCAATCCCATCCCCAGCGGCCTGCCCTCTTTCTCCAGTTCACCACAGGGAGCCTCTGACTGGCCCATGACTCCAGAACCACAGAGCCTTTTCACCTCAG ACACTATCCCAGTGTCGTCCTCCACTGATTGGCAGGCGGCCTTTGGTTTTGGCTCTTCGGCCAAGCAGCAGCAACAGGACGATGACCTCGGCTTTGACCCGTTTGACGTCACACGGAAGGCCCTGGCCGACCTCATAGAGAAAGAGTTGTCAGTGCAGGAGCATTCCCCCCTCTCTCCCAACCCCTCTTCCCACCAGACCAGCCTCCCCAACGGTCAACAGCGCCTTCCTCACCTCCAGCACAGAGGCCTCTATAACTCCTTCAGCCTGCCCCAACACATGGCCGCACGCCACCCCTGGATGGGCCTTCCCACCCGCAATAACCTCACACACTTGAACCACACGGCCTCAGCTGCGCACAGCCACTTCTTAGACCTGAGCATGCCGGCCCAGCACCACAGCACCGGCCTTGGGGGGATTCCTATATCAG AAAACAATGGTTCTGTGGAAAGCATAAATGTGAAAGAGTGGCAGGACGGACTGCGAGCGCTCCTACCAAATATCAACATCAACTTCGGAGGCCTCCCAAACTCtacctcttcctcctcctcttcctccacttCCAGTGTGAACCACATCGGGGTGCCGTTGGGCTCGACTGGAGTCTCGCACAGCCTCAGCTGGGACAGTACGGCCAGTTGGATGGACCCCGCCATCATCACAG GTATCCCAGCATCCACAGGCAACAGTTTGGACTGTCTCCAGGATGACAATCCGCCACACTGGCTCAAGTCGCTGCAGGCGCTCACAGAGATGGACGGACCACCCAGCTCCAGCGCACTCCCACAGCCCCCACACACCGGCCTCCTGGACGCGGCCGCCCAGCTGTCCTTACACAGAGCCGCCTGGGCCCCTTACCTCCCTCCTCCCACACTCACCCAAAATCAGTTCCACTCCCCACCTCCAGGTTTTCAAACAGCCTTCAGACCCCCAGCGCAGACGGCCACAGACATCCTACAGAGTGCCGGTATTGACCGTCACTAA
- the LOC122331192 gene encoding troponin I, slow skeletal muscle-like: protein MSDAPQSKPKPKITSARRLGLKIRLLNTALEMLIVEKQDKEKEREQVLSERVPPLKLSGLSAQELQQLCKDLHHKIDVIDEERYDVGIKVAKNDKEIQEMNQKVYEMKSKLKRPNLKRVKLSAEQMLSVLLGSKHTQSIDFKANLKTVKKEEEKKEEVTDWRKNVEAMSGMEGRKKLFDAGQ from the exons ATGTCTGACGC CCCCCAATCAAAGCCCAAGCCCAAGATCACTTCAGCTCGTCGGCTTGGCTTGAAG ATAAGGCTGCTGAATACAGCCCTGGAAATGCTGATAGTAGAGAAGCAGGATaaagagaaggagagggagCAAGTGCTCAGTGAAAGAGTTCCTCCGCTCAAATTGTCAGGCCTGTCTGCCCAGGAATTACAG CAACTTTGTAAGGATTTGCATCACAAGATTGACGTGATTGATGAGGAACGCTATGACGTTGGTATTAAAGTGgccaaaaatgacaaagag ATACAGGAAATGAATCAGAAAGTCTATGAGATGAAGAGCAAGCTGAAGAGGCCTAACCTGAAGAGAGTCAAACTGTCGGCTGAGCAAATGCTGAGCGTCCTTCTAggctccaaacacacacagtccaTTGACTTCAAAGCTAACCTGAAGACAGTgaaaaaagaagaggagaag AAAGAGGAGGTGACTGACTGGCGTAAAAACGTAGAGGCAATGTCTGGAATGGAGGGCAGGAAGAAACTGTTTGATGCTGGACAGTGA
- the tnni4b.1 gene encoding troponin I, slow skeletal muscle, with protein sequence MSEGPKKTKYTATWRLLLKSKLLKKATSMLAAEKEQHKREKDEALNERVPPLKLSGLSAQELQELCKDLHRKIDIVDEARYDLEMKVAKNEKEIQSLTQKIWEMKGTKQRTKLKRVKKSHDAKLDALTESKMSSKADFKANLKTVKKEEEKKEEVTDWRKNVEAMSGMEGRKKLFDAGQ encoded by the exons atgtctgaaGG ACCG aaaaagacTAAGTATACTGCCACATGGCGGCTGCTCTTAAAA AGCAAATTATTGAAGAAGGCCACATCTATGCTGGCAGCTGAAAAAGAGCAgcacaaaagagagaaagacgagGCTCTTAATGAGAGGGTTCCTCCTCTTAAACTATCTGGTCTGTCTGCGCAGGAGCTCCAG gaACTTTGTAAAGACCTTCACCGCAAGATCGATATTGTTGATGAGGCGCGATACGATCTTGAAATGAAAgtggccaaaaatgaaaaagag ATCCAGTCCTTGACCCAGAAGATTTGGGAAATGAAGGGTACAAAGCAACGAACCAAACTGAAGAGAGTTAAGAAGTCGCACGATGCCAAGCTCGATGCACTGACTGAATCCAAAATGTCATCGAAGGCAGATTTCAAAGCCAACCTGAAGACAGTaaagaaagaagaggagaag AAAGAAGAGGTGACCGACTGGCGTAAGAATGTGGAGGCCATGTCTGGAATGGAGGGCAGGAAGAAGCTGTttgatgctggacaataa
- the tmem178ba gene encoding transmembrane protein 178B-like gives MATGKWLLYTGLCLSLVALCFLTVAISSDHWYETDARRYKERCRTFSNRRSDPGFIYIPNHSLPLRASRASLDRWEDRLLLNRNRRQLFAMSAADECSRRYNSTNMGLWSKCYRVGFDPDIEELVQKGTIERCSFIKYYYSSSAVTRKDLSYNITKTIQQDDWHALHLRRMTAGFMGMALSIILFGWTIGILGCCWEQGLMHYVAGLLFLMGGTFCIISLCTCVAGINFELSRYPRYLFSLPDDISHGYGWSMFSAWGGLGLTLIAGFFCTLAPSIQPPPPTRTSCPKSRMENGTVC, from the exons ATGGCGACGGGGAAGTGGCTTCTGTACACgggtctctgtctgtctctcgtcGCCTTGTGTTTCCTGACCGTCGCGATCTCATCGGATCACTGGTACGAGACGGACGCGAGGAGATACAAGGAGCGCTGCCGGACTTTCTCGAATCGCAGGAGCGATCCGGGTTTCATTTACATCCCCAACCACAGTCTTCCACTGCGAGCCAGCCGGGCGAGCCTGGACCGATGGGAAGACCGACTGCTGCTGAATAGAAACCGGCGTCAGCTGTTCGCGATGAGCGCGGCGGATGAATGCAGCAGACGCTACAATTCAACCAACATGGGGCTGTGGAGCAAATGCTACAGGGTGGGATTTGACCCAGACATCGAAGAGCTCGTGCAAAAAG GAACTATCGAACGTTGCTCCTTCATAAAGTACTATTACTCCTCCTCTGCAGTGACACGAAAAGATCTTTCCTACAATATCACCAAGACTATCCAGCAAGATGATTGGCATGCCCTGC ATTTGCGTCGGATGACAGCTGGCTTTATGGGCATGGCTTTATCCATCATTCTGTTTGGCTGGACCATTGGCATTTTGGGCTGTTGCTGGGAGCAAGGCCTCATGCATTACGTTGCAGGTCTACTCTTCCTTATGGGAG GTACCTTCTGCATCATCTCTCTTTGCACCTGCGTGGCCGGCATCAATTTCGAACTGTCTCGCTACCCACGTTATCTCTTCAGCCTTCCAGATGATATAAGCCATGGTTACGGCTGGTCCATGTTCAGTGCCTGGGGAGGACTAGGACTGACCCTCATAGCTGGGTTCTTCTGCACCCTGGCACCATCGATTCAGCCTCCCCCACCAACCCGTACCTCCTGTCCTAAGTCTCGCATGGAGAACGGAACGGTGTGCTAA
- the zgc:136858 gene encoding pseudouridine-metabolizing bifunctional protein C1861.05 gives MWRLSAFLRRCITTSPGRHRKKDSLFIVHPDVKEALADHRPVVALESTIITHGMPYPHNFSTAKEVEVIVRAEGAVPATIGILEGSVHVGLSSDELDFLAQNKTALKVSRRDLPYVISKGLSGGTTVSGTMIAAHKAGIPVFVTGGIGGVHRDGENSLDVSSDLTELGRTPIAVVSAGVKSILDIGRTLEFLETQGVCVATYGESKSFPAFFSRQSGFTSPHHVSSPQEAADLIASTLSLGLHSGLLLAVPIPEEHAATGQQIEEAIQTAVTEASSKGVRGRDVTPFILQRVNELTEGKSLQANIALIHNNAKVGSQIACALSKHKEKSGSNFRGDIKTRKLKDQRIDSKTIVIGGINVDFIAKGTTKKLVFGQTNPGSVCQSFGGVGRNIADCLSRLGHKPLFISAIGKDSHSDAVLNYCKHMDTSAVARLQDQRTATYCAVITESGELSLGLGDMDIHQQIQEQYVCQFKDQLASASLVVVDGNIPVSTIDYVCQIAKKHAVPVWFEPTDADKACKPFLSESWKALSYTSPNLAELCTMNHTLGLPTPTELPRSLEDVLGCVPALSRPLLEHLNCVVVTLGALGVMVCGEHDAGTVNLQPQKQKQRKGRLCAIHYPALAMSSKETVNVSGAGDSFAGAMMVGILQGLDTDSCVRMGLLAARTSLLSPHPIDPSLTADAIHPEKPHSQLWSKPTCVWIED, from the exons ATGTGGAGGTTGTCTGCGTTTCTTAGGCGCTGCATTACAACTTCACCCGGCAGACATCGCAAAAAAG ACAGCCTTTTTATCGTCCATCCTGATGTGAAAGAGGCTTTAGCAGATCACAGGCCAGTTGTGGCTTTGGAAAGCACTATCATCACACACGGAATGCCTTACCCTCACAATTTCAG TACAGCAAAGGAAGTGGAGGTGATTGTGAGGGCTGAGGGTGCAGTCCCTGCCACCATTGGGATCCTTGAGGGCAGTGTTCATGTGGGCCTTTCTTCAGATGAACTGGACTTCCtggcacaaaacaaaacagcactgAAAGTGTCCAGAAGGGACTTACCTTATGTTATCAGCAAG GGTTTGTCTGGTGGCACAACTGTCTCTGGGACAATGATTGCGGCTCACAAGGCTGGGATTCCTGTTTTTGTAACCGGAGGCATTGGAGGAGTACATAGAGATGGAGAAAACT CTCTGGATGTGAGCTCAGACCTCACTGAACTGGGTCGAACCCCTATCGCTGTTGTGTCTGCTGGGGTCAAATCCATTCTAGATATCGGTCGCACTCTTGAGTTCTTG GAAACTCAGGGCGTGTGTGTGGCCACATATGGAGAGTCAAAGAGCTTCCCGGCTTTCTTCTCTCGGCAAAGTGGATTTACTTCTCCTCACCATGTCTCCAGTCCTCAAGAAGCAGCGGATCTTATTG CAAGTACACTGTCTCTGGGTCTTCACAGTGGCCTTCTTTTGGCCGTTCCCATCCCAGAGGAACATGCAGCCACAGGACAACAGATAGAAGAGGCCATACAAACAGCTGTGACTGAGGCCAG CTCAAAAGGTGTCAGAGGAAGAGATGTCACCCCTTTTATCCTTCAGCGAGTCAATGAGCTGACTGAAGGGAAGTCCTTGCAAGCCA ATATAGCACTCATCCATAACAATGCAAAGGTGGGCAGTCAGATTGCATGTGCCCTTTctaaacataaagaaaaaagcGGAAGCAACTTCAGAGGTGACATTAAAACACGAAAATTAAAAGACCAGAGAATAGACTCCAAAACT ATTGTTATTGGCGGAATAAACGTTGATTTCATCGCTAAAGGAACAACAAAGAAATTGGTG tttggtCAGACAAATCCAGGAAGTGTTTGTCAGTCATTTGGAGGAGTAGGCAGGAATATTGCTG ACTGTTTAAGCAGATTAGGGCACAAGCCTCTCTTCATCTCTGCCATTGGCAAAGACTCTCACAGCGACGCTGTGCTAAACTATTGTAAACACATG GATACAAGTGCAGTTGCCAGATTACAGGACCAAAGGACTGCCACCTATTGTGCTGTTATAACCGAGTCTGGAGAGCTGAGCCTGGGATTGGGCGACATGGACATCCATCAGCAAATACAAGAgcaatat GTATGTCAGTTTAAGGATCAGCTTGCATCAGCATCACTTGTAGTTGTTGATGGCAACATTCCCGTTTCAACCATTGATTACGTGTGTCAGATTGCCAAGAAACACGCCGTCCCCG TGTGGTTTGAGCCTACAGATGCAGATAAGGCCTGTAAGCCCTTCCTGTCAGAGAGCTGGAAAGCCCTATCTTACACCTCCCCCAATCTGGCTGAGCTCTGCACCATGAATCATACACTAGGTCTGCCTACTCCTACAG AGTTGCCCAGATCGCTCGAGGATGTCTTGGGCTGTGTACCGGCTCTCTCCCGCCCCCTGCTGGAGCATCTGAATTGTGTGGTGGTCACTTTAGGTGCGCTGGGTGTGATGGTGTGTGGAGAACATGATGCTGGGACTGTGAATTTGCAGCCGCAAAAGCAAAAGCAG CGAAAGGGACGTCTGTGTGCTATTCATTATCCTGCGCTGGCTATGAGCTCTAAGGAAACCGTAAATGTGTCTGGAGCTGGTGACAG ttttgctGGAGCAATGATGGTGGGGATCTTACAAGGGTTGGACACAGACAGCTGTGTGCGTATGGGTCTGCTTGCCGCCCGCACATCCTTGCTGTCTCCTCATCCAATAGATCCGTCTCTGACAGCAGATGCCATTCATCCGGAAAAGCCGCACTCTCAACTGTGGTCAAAGCCTACATGTGTTTGGATAGAGGACTGA
- the tnni4b.2 gene encoding troponin I4b, tandem duplicate 2, with the protein MSESQRPKSKISASRRLFLKTKLLKKATSMLVTEKEEKQRERETTLSERVPPLQLSGLSIQELQALCKDLHQKIDVVDEERYDISVKVTKNEKETADLNIKITELRGKMKRPALKRVKISADAMLGALLGSRVKESVDFKANLKTVKKEEEKKEEVTDWRKNVEAMSGMEGRKKLFDAGQ; encoded by the exons ATGTCTGAGTC ACAG AGACCCAAATCTAAGATTTCGGCATCCAGGAGGTTGTTCTTAAAG ACAAAGCTGCTGAAGAAGGCAACATCTATGCTTGTGACTGAAAAAGaagagaagcagagagagagagagaccaccTTGAGTGAGCGAGTGCCCCCTCTACAGCTTTCCGGTCTGTCTATCCAAGAGCTTCAG GCTCTCTGTAAGGACCTCCATCAAAAGATTGATGTTGTAGATGAAGAGAGGTATGACATCTCTGTCAAGgtgaccaaaaatgaaaaggag ACTGCAGATTTGAACATCAAGATTACCGAACTTAGAGGTAAAATGAAGAGACCTGCGCTGAAGAGGGTGAAGATCTCTGCCGATGCCATGTTGGGTGCTCTTTTGGGCTCCAGGGTCAAAGAGTCTGTGGATTTCAAAGCCAACCTCAAGACTGTCaagaaagaagaggagaaa AAAGAAGAGGTGACCGACTGGCGTAAGAATGTGGAGGCCATGTCTGGAATGGAGGGCAGGAAGAAGCTGTTCGATGCGGGACAGTAG